One window from the genome of Streptomyces cadmiisoli encodes:
- the nrdR gene encoding transcriptional regulator NrdR produces MHCPFCRHPDSRVVDSRTTDDGTSIRRRRQCPDCSRRFTTVETCSLMVVKRSGVTEPFSRTKVINGVRKACQGRPVTEDALAVLGQRVEEAVRATGSAELTTHDVGLAILGPLQELDLVAYLRFASVYRAFESLEDFEAAIAELRQQPGSPAADDEDGGRGSQEDVRGCGGTSQVPEPAGAADR; encoded by the coding sequence ATGCACTGCCCCTTCTGCAGGCACCCCGACAGCCGCGTCGTCGACAGTCGTACGACGGACGACGGCACGTCGATCCGCAGGCGCCGCCAGTGTCCGGACTGCTCCCGTCGTTTCACGACCGTGGAGACGTGTTCGCTCATGGTGGTCAAGCGGTCCGGAGTCACCGAGCCTTTCAGTCGTACCAAGGTCATCAACGGTGTGCGCAAGGCATGCCAGGGACGGCCTGTCACCGAGGACGCACTCGCCGTGCTCGGCCAGCGGGTCGAGGAGGCGGTGCGTGCCACCGGGAGCGCCGAGCTGACCACCCATGACGTGGGGCTGGCCATACTCGGCCCGTTGCAGGAGCTCGACCTCGTCGCCTATCTGCGATTCGCGTCCGTCTACCGGGCGTTTGAGTCGCTGGAGGACTTCGAGGCGGCGATCGCGGAACTCAGGCAGCAGCCGGGAAGCCCCGCCGCGGACGACGAAGACGGCGGCCGGGGGAGCCAGGAGGACGTACGCGGGTGCGGGGGGACCTCTCAGGTCCCCGAGCCCGCAGGCGCCGCCGACCGATAG
- the lexA gene encoding transcriptional repressor LexA, translating to MTTTADSAIITAQDRSQGRLEPVHAMNEATNPEGHKRSLPGRPPGIRADSSGLTDRQRRVIEVIRDSVQRRGYPPSMREIGQAVGLSSTSSVAHQLMALERKGFLRRDPHRPRAYEVRGSDQAASVQPTDTAGKPAASYVPLVGRIAAGGPILAEESVEDVFPLPRQLVGDGELFVLKVVGDSMIEAAICDGDWVTVRRQPVAENGDIVAAMLDGEATVKRFKREDGHVWLLPHNSAYEPIPGDDATILGKVVAVLRRV from the coding sequence GTGACCACCACCGCAGACAGTGCCATCATCACTGCCCAGGACCGCTCCCAGGGCCGACTCGAGCCGGTGCATGCGATGAACGAAGCCACGAATCCCGAGGGGCACAAGCGCTCCCTACCGGGCCGACCTCCAGGCATCCGGGCGGACAGCTCCGGGCTGACCGATCGGCAGCGCCGGGTGATCGAGGTCATCAGGGACTCCGTGCAGCGGCGCGGTTACCCGCCGTCCATGCGGGAGATCGGCCAGGCCGTCGGGCTGTCCAGCACGTCTTCGGTCGCACACCAGCTGATGGCACTTGAACGCAAGGGCTTCCTGCGCCGTGACCCGCACCGCCCGCGTGCGTACGAGGTCCGCGGCTCCGACCAGGCCGCGTCCGTGCAGCCCACGGACACCGCCGGCAAGCCGGCCGCGTCGTACGTTCCGCTGGTCGGCCGTATCGCCGCCGGTGGACCCATCCTCGCCGAGGAGTCGGTCGAAGACGTCTTCCCCCTCCCCCGGCAGCTGGTCGGCGACGGCGAGCTGTTCGTGCTGAAGGTGGTCGGCGATTCCATGATCGAGGCGGCGATCTGTGACGGCGACTGGGTGACGGTGCGCCGCCAGCCGGTGGCCGAGAACGGCGACATCGTGGCCGCGATGCTCGACGGAGAAGCCACCGTCAAGCGTTTCAAGCGCGAGGACGGCCATGTCTGGCTGCTCCCGCACAACTCCGCCTACGAGCCGATCCCCGGCGACGACGCAACCATCCTCGGCAAGGTGGTCGCGGTACTGCGGCGGGTGTGA
- a CDS encoding ATP-dependent DNA helicase: MTKPSLPELLHAAVTAVGGSERPGQVTMAEAVAEAIDDGSHLLVQAGTGTGKSLGYLVPALAHGERVVVATATLALQRQLVERDLPRTVESLHPLLRRRPEFAMLKGRSNYLCLHRLHEGVPQDEEEGLFDQFEAAAPTSKLGQDLLRLREWADETENGDRDDLTPGVSDRAWAQVSVSSRECLGASKCAYGAECFAELARERAKLAEVVVTNHALLAIDAIEGAPVLPQHEVLIVDEAHELVSRVTGVATGELTPGQVNRAVRRAAKLVNEKAADQLQTASEGFERLMELALPGRLEEIPEDLGYALTALRDACRTVISAIGATRDKSVQDEDAVRKQALASVESVHDVAERITHGSEYDVVWYERHDRFGASLRVAPMSVSGLLREKLFADRSVVLTSATLKLGGDFNGVGASLGLAPEGTGGDDLPQWKGVDVGSPFDYPRQGILYVAKHLSRPARDGDRADMLDELTELIQAAGGRTLGLFSSMRAAQLAAEDLRSRIPEYPILLQGEETLGELIKNFAKDPKTCLFGTLSLWQGVDVPGASCQLVVMDKIPFPRPDDPLMSARQKAVDDNGGNGFMAVAATHAALLMAQGAGRLVRASGDRGVVAVLDQRLATARYGSYLKASLPDFWYTTDRNQVRKSLAAIDAAANQAGEK, encoded by the coding sequence ATGACGAAGCCCTCACTCCCCGAACTCCTGCATGCAGCCGTCACAGCCGTCGGCGGCTCGGAGCGCCCCGGCCAGGTGACCATGGCCGAAGCCGTCGCGGAGGCGATCGACGACGGATCCCACCTCCTGGTGCAGGCCGGCACCGGCACCGGTAAATCGCTGGGATATCTCGTGCCGGCCCTCGCGCACGGAGAGCGAGTCGTCGTGGCGACGGCGACCCTCGCACTGCAACGCCAGCTCGTGGAGCGGGACCTGCCGCGCACGGTGGAGTCCCTGCATCCGCTGCTGCGCCGCCGTCCGGAGTTCGCCATGTTGAAGGGCCGGTCGAACTACCTCTGTCTGCACCGCCTCCATGAGGGTGTCCCGCAGGACGAGGAAGAGGGCCTTTTCGATCAGTTCGAGGCGGCTGCGCCCACCAGCAAGCTGGGCCAGGACCTGCTGCGGCTGCGCGAATGGGCGGACGAGACGGAGAACGGGGACCGTGACGACCTCACCCCCGGCGTCTCCGACCGGGCCTGGGCGCAGGTGTCGGTCTCGTCGCGGGAGTGCCTCGGCGCGTCGAAGTGTGCGTACGGCGCGGAGTGCTTCGCGGAGCTGGCGCGGGAACGAGCCAAGCTCGCCGAGGTCGTGGTCACCAACCACGCCCTGCTCGCGATCGATGCCATCGAGGGCGCACCGGTTCTCCCGCAGCACGAGGTGCTGATCGTGGACGAGGCGCACGAGCTGGTCTCCCGGGTCACCGGGGTCGCCACCGGCGAGCTCACGCCCGGCCAGGTCAACCGGGCGGTCCGCCGTGCCGCCAAACTCGTCAACGAGAAGGCCGCCGACCAGCTCCAGACCGCTTCCGAGGGCTTCGAGCGGCTGATGGAGCTGGCCCTGCCCGGCCGTCTGGAGGAGATCCCGGAGGATCTCGGATACGCGCTGACGGCGCTGCGCGACGCGTGCCGGACGGTCATTTCCGCCATCGGCGCGACCCGCGACAAGTCCGTGCAGGACGAGGACGCGGTGCGCAAGCAGGCACTGGCGTCCGTCGAGTCGGTACACGATGTCGCCGAGCGCATCACGCACGGCTCGGAATATGACGTCGTCTGGTACGAGCGCCACGACCGCTTCGGCGCTTCGCTGAGAGTCGCCCCTATGTCCGTCTCGGGTCTCCTGCGGGAGAAGCTGTTCGCGGACCGCTCGGTGGTGCTGACGTCGGCGACGCTGAAGCTGGGCGGCGACTTCAACGGCGTAGGAGCCTCCCTGGGGCTCGCCCCCGAGGGCACCGGGGGTGACGATCTGCCCCAGTGGAAGGGAGTGGACGTCGGCTCCCCCTTCGACTACCCCAGGCAAGGCATCCTCTACGTCGCCAAGCACCTGTCGCGTCCGGCACGGGACGGCGACCGGGCGGACATGCTCGATGAGCTGACGGAGCTGATCCAGGCGGCCGGCGGCCGCACCCTGGGTCTGTTCTCATCCATGCGGGCGGCTCAGCTGGCCGCGGAGGACCTGCGTTCCCGCATTCCGGAATACCCGATCCTCCTCCAGGGCGAGGAGACCCTGGGCGAATTGATCAAGAATTTCGCCAAGGACCCGAAGACCTGCCTCTTCGGCACCCTGTCCCTCTGGCAGGGCGTGGACGTCCCAGGTGCCAGCTGTCAGCTGGTCGTCATGGACAAGATCCCGTTCCCTCGGCCGGACGATCCGCTGATGAGTGCTCGCCAGAAGGCCGTCGACGACAACGGGGGCAACGGCTTCATGGCGGTGGCCGCCACGCACGCGGCCCTGCTGATGGCCCAGGGCGCCGGTCGGCTCGTAAGGGCGTCGGGGGACCGCGGCGTGGTCGCCGTACTCGATCAGCGTCTGGCCACGGCCCGCTACGGAAGCTATCTCAAGGCCTCGCTGCCCGACTTCTGGTACACCACGGACCGTAACCAGGTCCGGAAGTCGCTGGCCGCGATCGACGCGGCGGCGAACCAGGCGGGGGAGAAGTGA
- a CDS encoding GNAT family N-acetyltransferase: MPPTDASPDAGTAPVTDRNTGTGESTDKPADAEGDDTLDLSLPAGLIELLAKEATGADARRAESAARPMAFPQARDDLLDHVGDWGPTDTPVGVFQLVPVRIERDLRLLGRWMNDPAVAEYWELAGSQKVTEEYLRDRLAGDGRCVPCLGVLDGTPMSYWEIYRADLDSLARYYPARPHDTGIHLLIGDPADRGRGLAGTLLRAVADLVLVKRFACARVVAEPDIRNSPSVAAFLSGGFRFAVEVDLPAKRAALMVRERSLRDLL; the protein is encoded by the coding sequence GTGCCTCCGACCGACGCGAGCCCCGACGCTGGTACCGCACCCGTCACCGACAGGAACACCGGTACCGGCGAGAGCACCGACAAGCCTGCGGACGCGGAGGGCGACGACACGTTGGACCTGAGCCTTCCCGCAGGGCTCATCGAACTGCTCGCCAAGGAGGCGACCGGCGCGGACGCACGCCGGGCGGAGAGTGCCGCACGGCCCATGGCGTTCCCCCAAGCGCGCGACGACCTCCTCGACCACGTCGGTGACTGGGGGCCGACCGACACGCCCGTCGGGGTCTTCCAATTGGTTCCCGTGCGGATCGAACGGGATCTACGACTCCTCGGCCGGTGGATGAACGACCCGGCCGTGGCGGAGTACTGGGAGCTCGCCGGGTCTCAGAAGGTGACCGAGGAGTACCTGCGTGACCGGTTGGCCGGCGACGGTCGCTGCGTCCCCTGCCTGGGCGTACTGGACGGCACTCCGATGAGCTACTGGGAGATCTATCGTGCCGACCTCGACTCGCTGGCCCGCTATTACCCGGCCCGGCCCCACGACACCGGTATCCACCTCTTGATCGGTGATCCCGCAGACCGAGGCCGGGGCCTGGCCGGCACGCTTCTGAGAGCCGTGGCCGACCTGGTGCTCGTCAAACGGTTCGCCTGCGCACGCGTCGTCGCCGAACCCGACATTCGCAACTCTCCCTCCGTCGCGGCCTTCCTCAGCGGCGGTTTCCGGTTCGCCGTCGAGGTCGACCTGCCTGCCAAGCGGGCCGCCCTCATGGTCCGGGAGCGGTCCCTGCGTGATCTGCTGTAG
- a CDS encoding IucA/IucC family protein, which produces MTTAPTPDGRLRTPTQRSSDAQTPPPPTSPTDPAQQSEASGAQPREDDELRQDVEFRPDTTRPCGIRADLMEHPDAHTVAQAATLESLLRCWARETGAAAPDDGTLRVPLPASGALLLVPVHYWSPTGWHRFGLPYLADAHQPCPPLDAVTVAALLARESLGGVPPQRAPAGTLPGTPAPPAPTAASVGASFSAETTAPAPSAPAAAPTPPVTPASAAASTPSVTPAPPVVPTPGDSTDLVARVADSVRRTASFISERRLEPADILDRFLSAEQSLLLGHPLHPTPKSRQGVTESEAQLYSPELRGAFPLHWIAVAPSLLAGDSAWTERGRVIPAPQLMAQLAGVDLPLPDGCTALPLHPWQSREIRHRTDVAALLDKGLIRDLGTHGSPWHPTSSLRTVYRSHAPAMLKLSVGLHITNSLRQNLRKELHRGVEVHRLLRSGLSQQWQAAYPHFDIVRDPAWLGVDGSDGAPVAGLDVMIRHNPVKPSDDISCVAGLVGPRPRPPRPDTRPGAPGRPPRRTATMRSRLADLVMRLAARTGRPGGAVAAEWFLRYLEHVVRPVLWLDGEAGIALEAHQQNTLLVLDADGWPAGGRYRDNQGYYFRESRRAELDARLPGIGERSDTFVSDEVTDERFAYYLAINNVFGLIGAFGSQRLADETLLLAAFRRFLESAASGPEALRSPLLTRLLDAPVLRCKANLLTRLHGLDELIGPVDTQSVYVTIANPLRP; this is translated from the coding sequence GTGACCACCGCCCCCACACCAGACGGTCGCCTCCGCACCCCCACACAGCGCTCCTCCGATGCGCAGACCCCACCCCCGCCGACCAGCCCGACGGACCCCGCCCAGCAGAGCGAAGCATCCGGCGCCCAGCCGAGGGAGGACGACGAACTCCGGCAGGACGTCGAATTCCGGCCAGACACCACCCGCCCGTGCGGCATCAGGGCCGACCTCATGGAGCACCCGGACGCCCACACCGTGGCGCAAGCGGCCACCCTGGAGAGTCTGCTGCGCTGCTGGGCCAGGGAGACCGGCGCCGCGGCTCCCGACGACGGCACTCTCCGTGTCCCTCTCCCTGCCAGTGGCGCCCTCCTTCTAGTACCTGTGCACTACTGGTCGCCCACGGGCTGGCACCGTTTCGGCCTCCCGTATCTTGCGGACGCCCACCAGCCTTGTCCGCCTCTCGACGCGGTCACCGTCGCGGCCCTGCTTGCCAGAGAGTCGCTCGGAGGGGTACCCCCACAGCGTGCGCCTGCGGGAACCCTGCCTGGCACCCCCGCCCCGCCTGCCCCAACCGCCGCGTCCGTCGGCGCCTCGTTCAGCGCCGAGACGACTGCCCCCGCACCGTCTGCACCTGCCGCAGCACCCACTCCTCCTGTGACTCCCGCCTCCGCCGCGGCATCCACTCCTTCCGTGACACCCGCCCCTCCCGTAGTCCCCACCCCCGGCGACAGCACCGACCTCGTCGCACGCGTCGCCGACTCCGTCCGCCGTACCGCCTCCTTCATCAGTGAGCGTCGGCTGGAGCCCGCCGACATCCTCGACCGATTCCTCTCAGCCGAGCAGTCACTTCTGCTCGGTCACCCGCTGCATCCGACGCCGAAGAGTCGCCAAGGCGTGACGGAGTCCGAAGCTCAGCTCTACTCGCCGGAACTGCGCGGTGCCTTCCCTCTGCACTGGATCGCCGTCGCTCCTTCCCTCCTGGCCGGCGACTCGGCGTGGACCGAGCGTGGTCGGGTGATCCCTGCTCCCCAGCTCATGGCCCAACTTGCCGGAGTCGATCTGCCGCTGCCAGACGGCTGTACCGCGCTGCCGCTGCACCCCTGGCAGAGCCGCGAGATCCGGCACCGCACCGATGTCGCGGCATTGCTCGACAAGGGACTGATCCGGGACCTCGGGACTCATGGCTCCCCTTGGCACCCCACCTCGTCACTCCGAACCGTCTACCGGTCCCACGCACCAGCCATGCTCAAGCTGTCCGTAGGACTGCACATCACCAACTCCCTCCGTCAGAACCTCCGCAAGGAACTCCACCGCGGAGTCGAGGTCCACCGACTGTTGCGCAGTGGGCTGTCCCAGCAGTGGCAGGCCGCGTACCCCCACTTCGACATCGTCCGCGACCCGGCCTGGCTCGGCGTCGACGGCTCCGACGGCGCACCCGTAGCCGGCCTCGACGTGATGATCCGGCACAACCCCGTCAAGCCGTCCGACGACATCTCCTGCGTCGCCGGACTCGTCGGGCCCCGACCTCGCCCGCCCCGTCCCGATACCCGGCCGGGTGCACCCGGCCGTCCCCCGCGCAGGACGGCGACCATGCGGTCCCGGTTGGCGGACCTCGTCATGCGGCTCGCCGCGCGGACCGGCCGCCCGGGAGGAGCTGTCGCAGCCGAGTGGTTCCTCCGCTACCTCGAACATGTCGTCCGTCCCGTCCTGTGGCTGGACGGTGAGGCGGGGATCGCGCTGGAGGCCCACCAGCAGAACACCCTCTTGGTGCTGGACGCCGACGGTTGGCCGGCGGGCGGCCGTTACCGCGACAATCAGGGCTACTACTTCCGCGAGTCCCGGCGTGCCGAACTCGATGCGCGGCTCCCCGGTATCGGTGAGCGCAGCGACACCTTCGTGTCCGATGAGGTCACCGACGAACGCTTCGCCTACTACCTGGCGATCAACAATGTGTTCGGCCTGATCGGCGCGTTCGGCTCACAGCGGCTCGCCGACGAAACACTGCTTCTCGCCGCCTTCCGGCGCTTCCTCGAAAGCGCAGCGTCGGGCCCCGAAGCGCTGCGCAGTCCGCTCCTCACCCGCCTCCTCGACGCACCGGTCCTACGGTGCAAGGCCAACCTGCTGACCAGGCTGCACGGCCTCGACGAGTTGATCGGCCCGGTGGACACCCAGTCCGTCTACGTCACGATCGCCAACCCCCTCCGTCCGTGA
- a CDS encoding aminotransferase class III-fold pyridoxal phosphate-dependent enzyme — protein MTVTEGISRRQPVREPAARTYPRALPIVPVRARGLTVEGADGRRYLDCLSGAGTLPLGHNHPVVLEAIRTVLDSGAPLNVPDLATPVEDAFVTELLRTLPPGLADHARVQFCGPTSTDAVEAAYALVRAATGRTDVLALVGAEHGRTSDVPPSASAPETSEGRNDAFAVRGRPLPYPHDYRRPSEADATRGAELAARWTEDLLDSQPPGTSAPAGVILQTVQDEGGVLPAPDTWVRAVRRSTATRSIPLIVDETRTGVGRTGAFWAVEHSGVTPDVMVLSEAIGGSLPLALVVHRDDFATDRPSVPSVPLRGNQLAMAAGAATLAHVREHQLAERAAALGTRMLSQLRELARQSPRVGDVRGRGLMLGVELVTPAPAHTPDSSTPDHTPTPHSPAPELAAAVQRECLRRGLIVGLGGRHMNVVRLLPPLTISDEQASAVLDRLSDALVAATSNSHHHTVCNPAARGTPRQHARARHTERAP, from the coding sequence GTGACCGTGACCGAGGGGATTTCGCGCCGCCAGCCGGTGCGCGAACCGGCGGCGCGGACCTATCCGCGCGCCCTGCCGATCGTGCCGGTCCGGGCACGTGGCCTGACCGTCGAGGGCGCCGACGGGCGCCGCTACCTGGACTGCCTCTCGGGCGCCGGCACCCTCCCCCTCGGCCACAACCATCCGGTCGTCCTGGAGGCCATCCGTACGGTCCTGGACTCGGGTGCACCACTCAACGTCCCCGATCTCGCCACCCCCGTCGAGGACGCCTTCGTCACCGAGCTGCTGCGCACCCTTCCACCAGGACTCGCGGATCACGCGCGCGTCCAGTTCTGTGGCCCCACCTCCACGGACGCGGTAGAAGCGGCATACGCACTGGTCAGGGCGGCAACGGGACGGACCGATGTCCTCGCCTTGGTGGGCGCCGAGCATGGAAGGACATCTGACGTCCCTCCCTCCGCAAGCGCCCCCGAAACCTCCGAAGGCCGGAACGACGCCTTCGCCGTACGAGGCCGCCCTCTGCCCTATCCCCATGACTACCGCCGTCCTTCCGAAGCCGATGCCACCCGCGGCGCGGAACTCGCCGCCCGCTGGACCGAGGACCTCCTCGACTCCCAGCCCCCGGGCACATCCGCACCGGCAGGCGTGATCCTGCAAACCGTCCAGGACGAGGGCGGGGTGCTCCCCGCGCCCGACACCTGGGTACGAGCCGTTCGACGCAGCACCGCCACCCGCTCCATCCCCCTGATCGTCGACGAGACCCGGACCGGCGTCGGCAGAACGGGGGCCTTCTGGGCCGTGGAACACAGCGGGGTGACGCCCGACGTGATGGTCCTCTCCGAGGCCATCGGCGGCAGCCTGCCACTGGCCCTGGTGGTCCACCGCGACGACTTCGCGACCGACCGACCCTCCGTTCCCTCCGTTCCTCTGCGCGGGAACCAGCTCGCCATGGCAGCGGGCGCCGCGACCCTCGCCCATGTCCGTGAGCACCAGCTCGCCGAACGAGCAGCCGCACTCGGCACCCGCATGCTGTCCCAACTGCGCGAACTGGCCCGGCAGTCCCCCCGCGTAGGCGACGTACGCGGACGAGGCCTGATGCTCGGCGTCGAACTGGTGACCCCCGCACCGGCGCACACCCCGGACTCGTCGACCCCGGACCACACCCCGACTCCGCACTCACCTGCTCCAGAACTGGCCGCCGCCGTCCAGCGGGAGTGCCTCCGCCGAGGTCTGATCGTCGGCCTGGGCGGCCGCCACATGAACGTCGTACGACTGCTCCCACCTCTGACCATCAGCGACGAACAGGCGTCCGCAGTACTCGACCGCTTGTCCGACGCACTCGTGGCTGCGACAAGCAACAGCCACCATCACACCGTTTGCAACCCGGCGGCGCGCGGAACCCCACGGCAACACGCCCGCGCCCGTCACACCGAGCGGGCACCGTAA
- a CDS encoding glycoside hydrolase family 13 protein: MAAPIPHRTDDWWRDAVIYQVYPRSFADADGDGTGDLAGVRARLPYLAELGVDAIWFTPWYLSPLVDGGYDVADYRTIDPAFGTLADAEKLIAEARDLGIRTIVDIVPNHVSDQHAWFQSALAAGPGSPERGLFHFRPGRGENGELPPNDWPSQFSGPTWTRVPDGEWYLHLFTPEQPDLNWAHPAVRREHEDVLRFWFERGVAGVRIDSAALLAKDPALPDFEEGADPNPFIDQDELHDIYRSWRSIADTYGAVFVGEVWLPDAERFARYLRPDELHTAFNFSFMTCPWDPDRLRRAVDDTLAEHAPVGAPATWVLCNHDVTRTVTRYGRRDTGFDFAAKTFGTPTDLTLGTRRARAAALLTLALPGSVYLYQGEELGLPEADIPLDRIQDPMHFRSGGIDPGRDGCRVPMPWIADAPYCGFGSETEPWLPQPEDWASYAADRQATDPTSMYALYREALRLRRTAPGFGDGPLAWLPAPAGVLAFERSDGLKCLVNLSGTAVELPAHSTVLLSSGPLDEQGRLPQDTAVWLRDPAPAQA, translated from the coding sequence GTGGCAGCCCCCATCCCGCACCGCACCGACGACTGGTGGCGCGACGCCGTCATCTACCAGGTGTACCCACGCAGTTTCGCCGACGCCGACGGCGACGGCACCGGGGACCTCGCGGGCGTCCGGGCACGACTGCCGTACCTCGCCGAACTGGGCGTAGACGCCATCTGGTTCACCCCGTGGTACCTCTCGCCACTGGTCGACGGCGGCTACGACGTGGCCGACTACCGCACCATCGACCCCGCCTTCGGCACCCTCGCCGACGCCGAGAAGCTGATCGCCGAGGCCCGCGACCTCGGGATCCGCACCATCGTCGACATCGTGCCCAACCACGTCTCCGACCAGCACGCCTGGTTCCAGTCGGCCCTCGCCGCCGGGCCCGGCAGCCCGGAGCGCGGCCTCTTCCACTTCCGCCCCGGCCGCGGCGAGAACGGCGAACTGCCCCCCAACGACTGGCCGTCCCAGTTCTCCGGCCCGACCTGGACCCGAGTGCCCGACGGCGAGTGGTACCTCCACCTCTTCACGCCCGAACAGCCCGACCTCAACTGGGCCCACCCCGCCGTCCGCCGGGAACACGAGGACGTCCTGCGCTTCTGGTTCGAACGCGGCGTCGCCGGCGTACGCATCGACTCCGCGGCCCTGCTCGCCAAGGACCCCGCCCTCCCCGACTTCGAGGAGGGCGCCGACCCCAACCCCTTCATCGACCAGGACGAACTGCACGACATCTACCGCTCGTGGCGGTCGATCGCCGACACCTACGGCGCCGTCTTCGTCGGCGAGGTCTGGCTGCCCGACGCCGAACGCTTCGCCCGCTACCTGCGGCCCGACGAACTCCACACCGCGTTCAACTTCAGCTTCATGACGTGCCCCTGGGACCCGGACCGGCTGCGCCGCGCCGTCGACGACACGCTCGCCGAGCACGCCCCTGTCGGCGCCCCGGCGACCTGGGTCCTGTGCAACCACGACGTGACGCGCACCGTCACCCGGTACGGCCGCCGCGACACCGGCTTCGACTTCGCCGCGAAGACCTTCGGAACCCCGACCGACCTCACCCTCGGCACCCGCCGGGCCCGTGCCGCCGCCCTGCTCACGCTGGCACTGCCCGGATCGGTCTACCTGTACCAGGGCGAGGAACTAGGCCTGCCCGAGGCCGACATCCCCCTCGACCGCATCCAGGACCCCATGCACTTCCGCTCCGGCGGCATCGATCCGGGCCGCGACGGCTGCCGCGTACCGATGCCCTGGATCGCCGACGCGCCCTACTGCGGCTTCGGATCCGAGACGGAACCGTGGCTGCCGCAGCCCGAGGACTGGGCCTCCTACGCGGCCGACCGCCAGGCCACCGACCCCACCTCGATGTACGCGCTCTACCGCGAGGCGCTTCGGCTGCGCCGCACCGCACCAGGATTCGGCGACGGCCCGCTGGCCTGGCTGCCCGCCCCCGCCGGTGTCCTCGCCTTCGAGCGCAGCGACGGCCTGAAGTGCCTGGTCAACCTGTCCGGGACGGCCGTGGAACTCCCCGCACACAGCACCGTCCTGCTCAGCAGCGGCCCCCTCGACGAGCAGGGCCGCCTGCCCCAGGACACCGCCGTCTGGCTGCGCGACCCGGCCCCGGCTCAAGCCTGA
- a CDS encoding carbohydrate ABC transporter permease, giving the protein MSTRTLISPAQLARPRGKAVYWVTFAVVVGGFTLVFLGPLYWMISSGFKDAQEVIQTPPTLVPGSFEPANYTRAWDVMDLSGLLFNTLYYAFGALAFQLVLDVAAAYSLSRLRPVLGKAILGMMLATLMIPATVLVVPQYLTVLDVPIFERNLLNTPWAIWLPSVTNAFNIFLLKRFFDSIPKELLDAAAMDGASPLRTLWSIVLPISRPILGVVSIFAIVGVWKDFLWPMLTLPDPAKQTLNVGIYSLSNGVPVNVLIAALTIASLPTLLIFLIFQRNIMSGLTAGGLKG; this is encoded by the coding sequence ATGTCCACACGCACGCTCATATCGCCGGCCCAGCTCGCCAGGCCCCGCGGCAAGGCCGTCTACTGGGTGACGTTCGCCGTCGTCGTCGGCGGATTCACCCTCGTCTTCCTCGGCCCGCTCTACTGGATGATCTCCAGCGGCTTCAAGGACGCCCAGGAGGTCATCCAGACCCCGCCGACCCTGGTCCCCGGATCGTTCGAACCGGCCAACTACACCAGGGCCTGGGACGTCATGGACCTGTCCGGACTCCTCTTCAACACCCTGTACTACGCCTTCGGAGCCCTGGCCTTCCAACTCGTCCTCGACGTGGCGGCCGCCTACTCCCTCTCCAGGCTCCGCCCGGTCCTCGGCAAGGCCATCCTCGGCATGATGCTGGCGACCTTGATGATCCCCGCGACCGTGCTCGTCGTGCCGCAGTACCTGACCGTGCTCGACGTGCCGATCTTCGAACGCAACCTGCTGAACACACCCTGGGCGATCTGGCTCCCGTCGGTCACGAACGCCTTCAACATCTTCCTGCTGAAGCGCTTCTTCGACTCGATTCCCAAGGAACTCCTGGACGCCGCGGCGATGGACGGCGCGAGCCCGCTGCGCACGCTGTGGTCGATCGTGCTGCCGATCTCCCGGCCGATCCTCGGCGTGGTGTCGATCTTCGCGATCGTCGGCGTCTGGAAGGACTTCCTCTGGCCGATGCTCACCCTGCCCGACCCGGCCAAGCAGACCCTCAACGTCGGCATCTACTCGCTCTCCAACGGAGTGCCCGTCAACGTGCTGATCGCCGCCCTCACCATCGCGTCGCTGCCGACGCTGCTGATCTTCCTGATCTTCCAGCGCAACATCATGAGCGGCCTTACCGCGGGCGGACTCAAGGGCTGA